Proteins encoded together in one Aminiphilus circumscriptus DSM 16581 window:
- a CDS encoding membrane protein insertion efficiency factor: MESAPVVFSGLLRKCSGEPAVDAEMSFSSPGGTRTLAGTRRFRRGWRFFPSSSISGVFLPFGNELPFLSPCSQYMLEAILRFGVLRGTGLGVKRLLRCGPWNPGGFDPVPEKIAA, from the coding sequence ATGGAAAGTGCTCCGGTTGTCTTCTCGGGACTCTTGCGAAAGTGTTCCGGAGAACCGGCGGTGGATGCGGAGATGTCCTTCTCTTCGCCGGGCGGAACCCGCACTCTCGCCGGGACGCGTCGTTTCCGGCGAGGATGGCGGTTCTTCCCATCCTCTTCTATCAGCGGTGTCTTTCTCCCTTTTGGGAACGAATTGCCGTTTTTATCCCCCTGTTCCCAGTATATGCTCGAGGCGATCCTCCGGTTCGGCGTTCTGCGCGGAACCGGGCTCGGCGTGAAACGTCTTTTGCGGTGCGGTCCCTGGAACCCAGGGGGTTTTGATCCCGTTCCCGAGAAAATCGCGGCGTAA
- the rpmH gene encoding 50S ribosomal protein L34 translates to MKRTYQPHNTRRKRAMGFLVRSRSAAGRRILRNRRRKGRARLAV, encoded by the coding sequence ATGAAGCGTACATATCAACCGCACAATACCCGGCGCAAGCGGGCCATGGGTTTTCTGGTACGTTCGCGTTCCGCCGCCGGTCGTCGAATTCTTCGCAACAGAAGGCGCAAGGGCCGCGCACGGTTGGCGGTCTAG
- a CDS encoding helicase C-terminal domain-containing protein → MGRLIRTRTDRGRVVILDGRVVERKDWKILDALPRVVVRPLRVRIRS, encoded by the coding sequence GTGGGACGCCTTATTCGGACTCGCACGGACAGGGGGAGAGTGGTCATTCTCGACGGTCGAGTGGTGGAAAGGAAGGATTGGAAAATTCTCGACGCGCTTCCCCGGGTGGTCGTTCGACCTTTGCGAGTGCGGATTCGCTCTTGA
- the yidD gene encoding membrane protein insertion efficiency factor YidD, with the protein MAFFPILFYQRCLSPFLGTNCRFYPTCSQYMLEAILGSAFLRGNRARA; encoded by the coding sequence ATGGCGTTCTTCCCCATCCTCTTCTATCAGCGGTGTCTTTCTCCCTTTTTGGGAACGAATTGCCGTTTTTATCCCACCTGTTCCCAGTATATGCTCGAGGCGATCCTCGGTTCGGCGTTTCTGCGCGGCAACCGGGCTCGCGCGTGA